A stretch of DNA from Paenibacillus albus:
ATAATGATGTCATTGACGAGCGATGTAACGATTTTGCCGAACGCACCACCTATGATAACCCCGACAGCAAGATCGAGCACATTGCCTCGGACGGCGAACTCTCTAAACTCTTTTAATATTTTCATCATGCTATCACTCCTTCTGCCCTATTATATCGGATTCAAGAAAACGTTCCTAGATTATCTCACCAAAAACAGCCGATTTGAAGCAGCTTCGACTTCAAGCGGCACATCGCAGGCCGGTTCGCCGTCTCCGAATGCGGAGATAGGAGCAGCTCCCTCCATGGATTCAGCGCTAACCGAAACCCGTCGTCCGCGCAGCATCGTCACGAATGGCAGTCGGACATGCTTGCCTGTAAGGAGTGTTGGAAAGAGGCGCAGCAGCTGCAGCGGTGTACATGTGTGCACAATGCAGATATCGAGCACGCCATCGGAAGGCGATGCCTCTGGGCAGATTCGCAGGCCGCCGCCGTAAGCGGGGACATTGCAGATCGCAGCCATCCAACCACGATTGTAAACGTGCTGAGTGCCATCTATCGTCACCGTCATCTGGCGAGGGCGGTAGATTAGTAGCATGTGGAAGAGAGCAATAACATAAGCTAACGAGCCGACGCCAAGCCGGTTACATAGTTTTTTATAAGAAGAGCGATTCACCGCGGAGGCGATTGCTGCGTCGAAGCCGACGGCGAGCGCAGTCAATACGGGCTTCTGCGGTTGAACGTTGCCGCTGTTGTTACCGCCGAGAATAATGAGATCGACCGCTACTGTCTCGCCTTGAAGCACCCGTTCAAGCGCGGCAAGCGGCTGCTTCGGAATGCCGAAGGCGCGAGCCGTATCGTTGCCGGAGCCGGACGGGATGAGCCCGAGCGGAACGCCGCTGCCTTGCAGCGCCGGTAAGATACTATGGACCGTGCCATCGCCGCCAATTACGGTAACCGCTCTCACATTTGAGGGAGATTGATTACTGCCGGCGAGACTCTGACCTTGACTCTGACTCTGAATCCCGCTCCGGCTCCGAGCAAGTAAACTATGCACTTCCTCGCACGCAGTCTCGGCCGAAGCCGTAATGACGGCAAGATACGGGAGACTTCTGCGCTGCAGCTCGGCTTCAACAAGCTTCCATATTATTTTTCCACGGCCGCTTCCGGCTTGTTCATTAACCGCGAATATCCACATGCTGCGACTCCTCCTCTGACTTGCCCTCATTATAAGGGCGCTGGAGCGGCCCGCCAACTTCTTTTTACAGCAGAATCGGCTATAATAACGGAAGGAGGTAAGACAAGATATGGCTGAACCGTTAAAAGCAATGTATGACCTGCCGTTCCTGCGGCAATTTGCAGCACGCGTCGCCTCCGCGTGGGCACCTTTTCGGCAAGAGGACTTTATCCAGCTCGTCATGGGTGATGGCTGGGAGGCTCTCGAACTGAAAGGACGAATGAGGCGTATTACGCATGCGCTTGGGGCAACTTTGCCTGCATCATACCCGGAAGCACTCGGTGTATTGCTTGCCATTCATGAGCAGTGCGCTGGCTTCCCGTACTTATTTTTCCCTGATTTTGTAGAGGTGTATGGTCTGGAGGAGCAGCATCACGAGCGTTCATTGAATGCCCTCGAGCGCTTCACGGCGCAGTCATCAGCCGAGTTCGCGATTCGTCCGTTCCTGCTGCAGGCGCCAGAGCGCACGCTCGCACGCATGCTGGAATGGGCGCTGAGCCCGAATGAGCATGTACGCCGGCTTGCCAGCGAAGGCTGTAGACCGCGCCTGCCGTGGGCGCCTGCCTTAACGATGTACAAAAAGGACCCCTCTCCGATTGTGCCGCTGCTCGAGCTGCTGAAATGCGATCCGTCGCTGTATGTACGCAAGAGTGTCGCTAATAATTTGAACGATATCGCAAAGGATCATCCGGCAATTGTTATCGAAATTGCAAAACGCTGGAGCGGCCATCATCAGTGGACGGATTGGATTGTCCGACATGGCTGCCGATCGCTCATCAAAGCGGCAGATCCGGAAATTATGGCGCTGTTCGGCTATGAAGAGCACAAGGCGGATGCAGAAGGCTTCGTCGAGCATGCAGCGCTGCAGGCACTCTCGCAGGAAGTGCGCATTGGCGAAGAGAGCGAGCTGCGCTACGAAGTGAAGCTGCGCCAGTCACCGAGCACGGAGCTGCTCCGTCTTCGTGTGGAGCTTGGCGTCTTCTATGTGAAATCCGGAGGTAAAGTATCGGAGAAACGGTTCCTCGTAACCGACAAGAAAGCTGCTCCGGGCACCAGCTTCGGAGGAATGAAGAAGCTGAGCTGGAAGGACTTATCGACTCGTAAGCATTATGAAGGACTACATAGGCTGACGCTAGTAGTGAACGGCCTTACGGTTGCCGAGACATCCATCATGGTGTCCCAGCTTGAACAAGGGAGCGGTGCGGAATGACAATTGGCGCACGAGTTCTGAAGACAGGGCTTGCCGTCGCGCTGGCGCTCTACCTGAGCAACATGCTCGGCTTTGCATCCCCGATCATCGCAGCTGTAGCTTCAATCTTTACGATTCAGCCGTCCATTTCACGTTCCTGGCAGCAGGTCGTCGATCAGCTTCAAACCAATTTGCTCGGAGCTGCTGTTGCGCTTGCGGCGGTTAGCCTGTTCGGAACGGCACCGATAGCGGTCGGTCTTGTATGTATCATCGTTATTCTTATAAGTATCAAGCTGCGGATGGAGAGCACCATTGGCCTTACGCTGGTTACGGTTGTAGCGGTAATGGAAGCGAATCAGGAAGGCTGGACCTTCGCTCTGGACCGCGTACTCATGGTTTTGACAGGGATGGCGGCAGCTTTCGCCGTGAATACGCTCATTATTCCGCCTCGTCCGCGCAAGCAATTCGTCAGTCAAGTTCAGGAGGCCTATAATCAGCTGTCGCTCCTGCTTCGCCTCGCGATCTCGAATGAGATGAAAGAGGATGTGCATCGCAGGGAGAAAGAGAAGCTGGTCGGCATTCTGCGCAAGCTGGATGAATCGTACCTGCTGTTCGAGGAGGAACGATCGCTGCTTCCCAAGCGCAAGGCAGCGCGGGCAAGGCAGCTCATTCTGTCCAAGCATCTCATAAAAGCGCTGCATAAAGGCGTCGATCTGCTCGAGGTCGTAGAGGAGCATTATTTCTCGGCGGCGGATGCGGAGATGTGGGCGAAGCGGTTCGATGCCCAGATTGAAGAGCTGGCGAAGTACCACGAGCATATCTTGCTCAAGCTGGCTGGCAAAATGAAGCCGTTCGCAACGATTGAGCCGGAGCAGGAGCGGGAAGATCGGCTCATTGAGCAGCTGACGAGCTACTTGCATGATGAACACGGGCACAATAAGCGCCTTGTGTTCGTTGCATCATCCATGCTGGAGTACGGCTATCATCTCCGCCGGCTCGACAAAGTGGCGGATCAAGTACAGCAGCGCGAAGGTGCTGCCGAGCTAAGCTTGCAATAACAACATCTATGATATCATGACCATGACAAAACGCCCTTGTATCCGTCTTGGCGAAAGAGCAGCTGCTGCTCGTCGCTGACAGGTACAAGGGCGTTTATTTTCACAGCTTATTTATCAACATCGTCCGGATGTCTGCGCGGATGCTGCAGATGTGCTTCATGCTGCGTAATTTCCTTCTTAGGCGTGAGCCGCTCGTCGGTCTTGCCTTCATGATGGTTATCGAAAGCGAGCTGGGTGAGCTCCCATTCCGTTGTCCCGATCTGCGGGTCAGCAGGGAACACATCACCACGCTTCAAATGCTCCTCACGACCAAGCTCGTTCGTATAGACGCCATCTACTTCAACGGGCTCACCTGATACCGGGTCCATCTGATTATGCCCTAATTGTTCATCCATTGCGTTCTCCTCCTGATAATTCTCATCGGCCAGCCGCAGCCTTACAGACCATGTTTAGGAACAGCGGCGCGGTCAGCAGCGGATTGCGCTGCGCTCGCTGCAGCTTTGCCTGCTCCTGTCTGATCTGCTTTCGACTGTGCCTTGCTTGCTTTCACTTGCAAGTGGGAAGGTTGTTCGCCTGACATAGGTGGCCTCCTGATCAATAGTCATGATAATTGAAATGCCTATCTCAGTTTGCCACGAGCGGGGAGAAACTATGTAGAGTTTTGGTTGCTGCCGGCAGCAGTTATAACAGACGCAGACCGCAGGATGGACAATCGACGTCTTGATGGGTGACAGCATCACCGCAGGCGGGACACGGCTCCTTGAAAGGCTGCTTGGCCGCCGTTTGCAAAGCGATCGCATTCTCAGCCTGCCGCTCCTCGGCTGTTTCTTTGCTTGCTGCTTGAGAAGCGGATCCGCCAAAAAGCGCTTCCACGAACTGCTTTACTTCAGCGTGCTTCCCTGAGTCATCGCCGGAGATACGTATCATGAAGATCATCGCCGCAACGAGTGCGCCGGCAACGACAAGAACAATAACAGTAGCAAATGTATTCATCATGGCAGAGGTTCCCCATTTCGTTCATTTCAAGGTCATGCGCTGATTACTTCAAATGATAGCGCGATTCCAGCTTCTTGCCGCCCAGCCACATGACGATGAACAGCACGAGGGCAAGGATGATCCGCCAAGGCTGCTTGGTCAGATCGCCAATGTCGAAGCTGAGCACCGATACGCAGAGGATCATGACGGCTTTGCCGAGCAGAATCGCGAGGATGAATGAGCCGAAGGAGATCCGGCTAAGTCCGGAGACGACGTTAATGACCGCTGAAGGCGAGAAAGGAAAGCAAGCGAATAGAAACACCGGCGTGAAGCCGCGTTTCTCGATAAACACGAGCAGCTTCGAGGCGCGGGGAAATTTGCGGCGGATCCAGCCGCTTAGATGGCCGCCGAGCCTGCGCGCGATCCAGAACAACAGAATCGAGCCGCTGCAGACGCCGATCCAGGATAACAGCGAGCCCAGCCACAGCCCGTAAATATTAGCGTTGGCAGCAACGAATACGAGCAGCGGCAGCACCGGGAGGAACGATTCTGCAAGCGGCAGCAGAATGCCCGGCAGAGGACCGTATGCTTTATAGCTCTCGAGCGTCCGCTGTAAATGCTCGAGGTCTAGATTTTTCAGTGAGCGAATCCAATCTTGAAAATGATCCATGCGTGTAGCTCTCCCCTAACCATATCCCTGTAAACCGATGCCTTCTTATATTTCTTTCTCTTTAAATGCACGGAATGGGAACCAAATATAGAAAAATCCGATAACGGCATACATAATGCCGCTGTACCACAGCACTGCCGACTGGTCCTGCATTGTAGCAAGCGAACCGCCGATTACAGGCCCAATCATCCCGCCAATGCCTTCGACGGTAGAGAAGATGCCCCATCCAAGCCCTTGCTGCTTCGGAGGCACATAGTTGGCGAGCAGCGCATTCCATGCAGGCAGCAGCGTCGCATACGAAAGGCCGAGCACGCCGGTGAGCACGATGCATTCCCACATCGGCGGAGCGAGCGAGAGCAGGTACAGCGAGACGCCAATGAAGACGAAGCCAAGCACGAGAAACCACTTCTTCCCGCCGAGGATGTCCGATAATCGGCCAAGCGGAATAAGGCCAAGCACCGTGCAGGCGCCTCCGGCTGTAAGAAGCAGCGAGTATTGCGCGCCGTTCATGCCAAGCTTGTTCTCGGCGAAGCTCGGCAGAATGGGAACGAGCATCCCTGCGCCCATCGTCTGCAGCACCATGCCGGGAAGCAGCAGGCGCATATGGCGCAGACGGTCTTTGAGAATGACGAACTGCTCGCGAAGCGGAAGTGACGTTGCGGCGCCTTGTGCCTTGCTGTTGTTAATGAATAGCGACAGCAGCCAGCATAGCAGAGCGAACCCGAGGAGCAGGTAGTAGGTGAAGGACTTGCTGTAATCGAGCAGCAGGTTGCTGACGATCGGCCCGGCACCGATGCCGATGAACCAGATCGTATAGAGGAAGCCCATCTGCATCGCCCGGCGGTCATCTGACACTTTCGTTAAGCAGACAATCCAGATTGGCGAGATTCCTACCCCGTATAGGGCGGCGGCTACAATGAAAAGCCACGGAGCATGTGCGAATGGGACGAGAAATATGCCGATGAACGAGATGAACAAGCCGGTATGTACAACGAAACGAATCGAGAACCGGTCGAGCAGGTAGCCGATCGCCATCTTCAGCGCGGTATCGGTCAAGTAGTGGGCGGTGATCGCGATACCGATAATATCGAGTGATAAACCGAGCATTTTCTCTCCATAAATCGGCAGGAAGCTGATAAGCGCAGCTCCGCGTACGAACTCGACGAAGAACAGAATGACGGAGAACAGAATGATTTCGCGCGAAAATAATCGTTTAGCCATGTGTCAGAATCCCCCTATGCATCCACGATTCGGGCACAACGGACGGGCAGACATCTTCATTATATGCAAGCTGGTATAAAAATCCAACCAAGCTATTAGCCAGCATGCCTATTGAAGTGTGTGCTTGCCCCTCCATTTACGAATTGGATGATCAGTACGTTTCACAAAGTAGTATCAGGATTCCCCGAAACTTGCCTATTCATTGCACAAAAATAGCCCGTCCACTCCAAAAGGAGCAGCCGGGCATGCGTTAAGGGCTAGTATCAGATGAGCAGATTGAACAAGACGGGGTCTTTGTTCAGCTCTACATAATTGAGGCCTTTCTTGTTCATCCGTTCAACGAGCGGATCGTAATCTTGACGGTTCTTCAGCTCGATGCCGACGAGGGCAGGTCCGTTATCCTTGTTGTGCTTCTTCGTATACTCAAACCGTGTGATGTCATCGTCCGGCCCGAGCACCTCGTCAAGGAACTCGCGAAGGGCGCCGGCACGCTGAGGGAAGCTGACCATAAAATAATGCTTCAACCCTTCGAAAACGAGCGACCGCTCCTTAATTTCCTGCATTCTGTCGACATCGTTGTTGCCGCCGCTGATGACGCAGACAACTGTCTTGCCGGCAATCTGCTCGCGATACAGGTCAAGCGCCGCAATCGGCAGTGAACCTGCCGGTTCTACAACGATCGCGTTCTCGTTGTACAGATCGAGCATCGCCGTGCATGCTTTGCCTTCCGGCACGATAATAATATCGTCGAGCATTTCGCGGCACATGCGGAACGTTAGTTCGCCGACCCGCTTCACCGCGGCGCCATCGACGAATTTGTCGATCGTATCCAGCGTCTGCACTTCTCCGGC
This window harbors:
- a CDS encoding diacylglycerol/lipid kinase family protein — encoded protein: MWIFAVNEQAGSGRGKIIWKLVEAELQRRSLPYLAVITASAETACEEVHSLLARSRSGIQSQSQGQSLAGSNQSPSNVRAVTVIGGDGTVHSILPALQGSGVPLGLIPSGSGNDTARAFGIPKQPLAALERVLQGETVAVDLIILGGNNSGNVQPQKPVLTALAVGFDAAIASAVNRSSYKKLCNRLGVGSLAYVIALFHMLLIYRPRQMTVTIDGTQHVYNRGWMAAICNVPAYGGGLRICPEASPSDGVLDICIVHTCTPLQLLRLFPTLLTGKHVRLPFVTMLRGRRVSVSAESMEGAAPISAFGDGEPACDVPLEVEAASNRLFLVR
- a CDS encoding DNA alkylation repair protein encodes the protein MAEPLKAMYDLPFLRQFAARVASAWAPFRQEDFIQLVMGDGWEALELKGRMRRITHALGATLPASYPEALGVLLAIHEQCAGFPYLFFPDFVEVYGLEEQHHERSLNALERFTAQSSAEFAIRPFLLQAPERTLARMLEWALSPNEHVRRLASEGCRPRLPWAPALTMYKKDPSPIVPLLELLKCDPSLYVRKSVANNLNDIAKDHPAIVIEIAKRWSGHHQWTDWIVRHGCRSLIKAADPEIMALFGYEEHKADAEGFVEHAALQALSQEVRIGEESELRYEVKLRQSPSTELLRLRVELGVFYVKSGGKVSEKRFLVTDKKAAPGTSFGGMKKLSWKDLSTRKHYEGLHRLTLVVNGLTVAETSIMVSQLEQGSGAE
- a CDS encoding FUSC family protein, whose amino-acid sequence is MTIGARVLKTGLAVALALYLSNMLGFASPIIAAVASIFTIQPSISRSWQQVVDQLQTNLLGAAVALAAVSLFGTAPIAVGLVCIIVILISIKLRMESTIGLTLVTVVAVMEANQEGWTFALDRVLMVLTGMAAAFAVNTLIIPPRPRKQFVSQVQEAYNQLSLLLRLAISNEMKEDVHRREKEKLVGILRKLDESYLLFEEERSLLPKRKAARARQLILSKHLIKALHKGVDLLEVVEEHYFSAADAEMWAKRFDAQIEELAKYHEHILLKLAGKMKPFATIEPEQEREDRLIEQLTSYLHDEHGHNKRLVFVASSMLEYGYHLRRLDKVADQVQQREGAAELSLQ
- a CDS encoding transposase, which translates into the protein MDEQLGHNQMDPVSGEPVEVDGVYTNELGREEHLKRGDVFPADPQIGTTEWELTQLAFDNHHEGKTDERLTPKKEITQHEAHLQHPRRHPDDVDK
- a CDS encoding TVP38/TMEM64 family protein, translated to MDHFQDWIRSLKNLDLEHLQRTLESYKAYGPLPGILLPLAESFLPVLPLLVFVAANANIYGLWLGSLLSWIGVCSGSILLFWIARRLGGHLSGWIRRKFPRASKLLVFIEKRGFTPVFLFACFPFSPSAVINVVSGLSRISFGSFILAILLGKAVMILCVSVLSFDIGDLTKQPWRIILALVLFIVMWLGGKKLESRYHLK
- a CDS encoding MFS transporter is translated as MAKRLFSREIILFSVILFFVEFVRGAALISFLPIYGEKMLGLSLDIIGIAITAHYLTDTALKMAIGYLLDRFSIRFVVHTGLFISFIGIFLVPFAHAPWLFIVAAALYGVGISPIWIVCLTKVSDDRRAMQMGFLYTIWFIGIGAGPIVSNLLLDYSKSFTYYLLLGFALLCWLLSLFINNSKAQGAATSLPLREQFVILKDRLRHMRLLLPGMVLQTMGAGMLVPILPSFAENKLGMNGAQYSLLLTAGGACTVLGLIPLGRLSDILGGKKWFLVLGFVFIGVSLYLLSLAPPMWECIVLTGVLGLSYATLLPAWNALLANYVPPKQQGLGWGIFSTVEGIGGMIGPVIGGSLATMQDQSAVLWYSGIMYAVIGFFYIWFPFRAFKEKEI